The window aaaccgaaccgaatccgaaccgataaATTCTAATTACCCGAATGGATCTAACTATCTAAGACCCGACCGACCTAGACCCGGCACGACCCGAACAGATCCGGAaccgaaaatttgaaattacccTATCGGATCCTAAACTCGTAGACCCGAAAGATCCGGACCTGAAAGGATCCGATCCAAATCCGATCCGACGACCTGAAATGCCCATGCTTATTCATTTGTACAAATACgggctttaaaaataaaagtcaaGACCATAACTATAAGCCCAATCCAAGATACGTAGCATCAGCCCTAATACACACACTCTATATAAACTCATTTAAAGATTCATTAACTTCCACAGCTCTTAGGGTGGTTTATCGCTCTTCTTCCCCGCCGTTTCTGTttagtttttgttaattatttgaATTAGATCTCTTCTCTCTTTACTTTGGCTATGGTATGAATTATCTATCTGTGTCTAGGGATGCAATGAAGAGTTAATATCGGAAAGGTTTAAATAGATCGTGTGGGGCGAGTCTCGTTCGCGCGAGATGAAATCCGATTTATATTATGGTTCGTATTCGCTGAGCATTTCgaatttttagttattataacGAGGGACCTATGGGTGAAACGCTTTAAATCAATGCGTATTCAAGCCAAGTTTACCTTCGTATATTCATTATCGGAGATTTGCCGGAATCTGTGATTTCAATTCCTGATTTTAATTATGTTTCCGATTAAATTTTTGGATAATGTTTTTCTACTGATTGAGTGAAAAGCGAAGGACCCAGCAGGGAAGCGAGTATACTCATGAAATGAGGCTTCtctaacaattttatttaaccTTCGTATATTTAGTCTCCAAGTGATAATTGATGATCTGTTATCGGATTGTCGCGAGTTCTTGGTGTATATATgaatttttgagtttttttgttaattagagAAAAAGCAGGGATTGTGTGTATCGGCTTAGTGCTAACAATGCGCTTTGTACGAAAGATTTCCCAATGCAAAATCAATTAGGGGCAGATGGGCAGTTGTGATTCATTTTCTCCATTGAATAGCTCAACAATCATCTTCCCTACATTTTGTTCTCTTGatacctttttttttcattatgttGGTCACAAGTCTTGCCTACATATATGTGTTGTTTCACTAAATTGGTCACGCTATCTGTACCTCAACAATGGACTACTGTTAACATATCTGTAGATTTCAACAGAAACTTGGCCTACCTGGTAGAAAGTTGAGAACATGTAAAGGAGAAGCAATTAATGTTAGCCCAAAATCCACCAATACTGAACAAAGAAGTACGGACATTTGCAATGGAGTATAAATATAGTTAATATGTATATTTGTGTAAAGAGGGATGAGCTGCAAGAATCCAATTTGAATTGACGAAACATATTGATTATAAAAAAGTTGATTATACAAATCGATGGTGTAAGGTGAACCAATCTATGACCCACTAGGCTTCGGGGCTAAAGCTGTACCAAGTGTCCATGAATCCGGATGTGTATAAATAAAAGGAAGACACTTTCGTACGAGATGACCAACATTAAAATCTTGTCTAAATATCGAGGAAAAACAAACAACTCCAAACTTAGCCTTGTCTATCTAGGGCTCGGATTTGATTCCATTTATCGATAAACATGAATCCCTAACCATAAACGGACCGGCATATGATTTTCAATTATCAGATATAATGTCGACCGGTCTTTATctttttgctaaattgtaaatatcatataaatgaaaaaaaggtTTTACAAAAGCAAGACCTTAAGTTTTGATACATCTTGgcaaaaataaaggaaaaaacAAGATGAATCAAAAACATCCTAAGGAAAGGATAGCAAAAGCTTTAAACTAACCACATCACCATTAGAGAAGTGAACTGCTTTGTGGATCTCCTAGAGGAGATGATATTTCTTATATCCCTGTCAATAGCCCTAAAAACAGAGGAAGGAGGCAGATAGGCATTGTTATGGACTAGGTTGTTCCTCTGTTTCCATATCTGAAAGATGACGGCTTGAACAGCTAGCTTCTTTATCGTTGAAGATAGATTACAAGTCTGATTAATCGTCGTCATCCATAGATAAAGGCGCTTTATCAATTATCCTTTAAAGAGAATTTTTCTGTGACGAGGACCTATATCTATCCTCGCGTCGCGACTTGTCGTCTTCGTCTCAAATCTCAATCCTCTTCGAAGCACACAACATCATATTCCTCCTCGCATCCCTCTCCTTCGCTCCGAGATATTCTGACTTCTGAAAACATCGCCGCCGTCTCCAATTCGATGGCGTTCCTTGTCCGATCGCCGGATATACCCACACGAATCTTCTCCGATTCGAATTCGAGTGCAAGTCACGCGTTTACGAGGAGGAGAGGTACGGTTTCCGCGAGAGTTTCGTCTAGTTTCATGATTCAGAAATCCAGATTATACGCCAAATTCTCAGCTCCGGCGAAAGAAGACTGCAAGATTAGCAGACATGATGAGGAGAATAAAGAGAGCTACTACGTGAATAAGGGTCACGCCGTTCAGTGCCTCAGAGAGGAGCTTCCTTCCTTGTTCCTCAAAGACCCCAACTTCCACATTTACAGGTTCACTTTCTTTCTTCCTTTCAGACAAACTACTTTGAACCCTAACTGAACTCTTCTTGATTGGTCTGACTGCTTCACGGTCGTGTTTTATATCCTAATTGGTCTCTTAATTAGCTTTATACTTAATCAGTCCACTGCTGGTATGTTCTTGATAAGAGGTCTGTCAATAGTTCTTGATCAATCTGTCTGCTTCATGGTCGTGTCTGTATCCTAGTTGTTCTCCTCTTTAGGGTACTCATTGGTCTGTCCTTAGTTCTTGATTCTAGCTCTATTCTTGTCACAGGGATGATATTGTGTTTCGAGATCCTATGAACACCTTCATGGGGATTGATAACTACAAATCCATGTTCTGGTGGTTACGTTTccttggaaggatcttcttcaaAGCACTCTGCGTCGACATTGTTAGTATTTGGCAACCCACAGATAACACTCTCATGATTCGATGGACTGTTCACGGGGTTCCTCGTGGTCCCTGGGAGACTCGTGGTCGTTTTGATGGCACTTCCGAGTATAAGTTCGATAAGAATGGCAAGATTTATGTTCACAAAGTCGATAACATCGCTATTAACTCCCCTCCAAAGTTTCAGATGCTCAGTGTTCAAGACCTTGTTGAAGCCATTACCTGCCCTTCCACACCCAAGCCGACCTATTTTGAGTTTAAAGActcgtcatcatcatcttcgGAAACATACTAGTGTGCATAGTCTTTTTGTGTGGTTATAGATATAAGAGTAATGAGAAGCTATGGGACTATAGTTTGGTGTGTAATATATAGATGAAAGtgaaataaaactaataaaagcgtttTTGTGTATAACCAAGACAAGCTTGTGTACTTGCATGTTCGATAAGTAATTTGTAGGTTGGGTTATGACAACCAATACACTTGAATCGTTGAATTGCCGTAGGACGTGTAAATTGGCAGGGTCCATTTGGTTAGCTAATCTACACGTGTGGATCTCAGGATTAACTAGATCCTCATCCGGTTTAAATTGtggttaattaaaattttaaaaatcgtGCATGGAATCTCACCGTAAATATTTAATGTGCTATATGATGTCAACTACCACATTAAAAACATATACCAGACATGTGAACATTTCTGTTACATATCTACAACAATAGTACTATATTTATAGAATTACTCAATTACAGATcgatttttttaatgtatagtagacaaaaatattaatttaatttactaTTAGTTCATTAatctgaaaattttattttaaacaaaaacatagTGCGTCTGTCCCGAAGTCGTTTTCTAATATTCGTTTGTACTCACTCAGAAAGGAAAAATGCCATTTGGAATCACTTCTACTTCACTCACcttatgtcttcttcttctctctctttctttctcaagTTAGCTTAGCAGTCTCTCACCAGAAAGTCTAACCTCACATCACAAATCCGAACAAACATTGATACAGTGATagggaagagaagagagagatagagagaaaaaAGAAGCTAAAATGAAAGAAGAAGCTTTGGTGACGGATGATCCAGCAATGACCTTTGAAGAGGTTTCTATGGAACGCAGCAAGAGCTTCGTTAAGGCGTTGCAGGTTACTTGTTATATATTTACTCACATTGATATGGTTTTGAGCGAGATCCATGATCTGTCCTAGTTGTATATGCTATAGACTTTAGGGTCCATGGTAAAAAGTAACTTAGTGTTATTGTCTGTAAGACTGTAATTATGTGGATTAAGTGTGTAAATTATAAATGGGACCGAGATCAGATGATTGTCGGTTGGTGTTATAACACTTCTTTAAGATTGTATCTGTGTCATTTTGGGATCAAAACAATGGTTgactaataataattttaacttttgatcTACCATTGATTGGTTCATGTTAACTTGTCACactttaatttttatgtaaCAGGAGCTCAAGAACTTGAGGCCTCAACTATACTCGGCTGCTGATTACTGTGAAAAGTCTTATCTTCATAGCGAACAAAAGcaaatgtatgttaaactctcctTTATAGTTTATACAACTAGTAACAACTTTGAATGATGGTTGTTCTCATGTATCTGCTCTGTTTCTGTTAAGGGTACTGGACAATTTAAAGGACTACACTGTAAAGGCTCTGGTTAATGCTGTTGATCACCTTGGAACTGTTGCTTCCAAGCTTACTGATCTCTTTGATCACCAAAgttcagacatgtcaactatgCAGTTGAGAGCTTCTTGTGTTAGCCAGGTAACAAGACTTGTCATAACACACTTCTCTACTGATCTTAggcaatctctctctctcttaaaggTTTGTGTTCATTTTGTCAGCAACTGCTTACAAGCCGGACATATATAGACAAAGAAGGTCTTAGACAGCAACAGCTATTAGCAGTTATCCCAATGCATCACAAGCACTACACTCTACCCAGTAAGAGTTTTCTAAGATTTCTTTTGATTGGGGTTACTATTGAAATCtgattccttcttttttttggctCTTGTTAGATTCTGTTAACAAGCGGGTACATTTTAGTCCTCTCAGACGCACAGACACAAGACAGAATCATTATCAAGTAGATATATCCCGTCTTCAACCTTCAGGTGCAATGTCCTCCTCATCTTGGAGCTTGATTGATATACTAGTTGTAGTTATAAATTGTAACTGCTTAAGTAATGGTTTGGTTTTGACTCACTTAGATGCCCCTTCATCGAAATCACTCTCCTGGCATTTAGGATCAGAGACAAAGTCTACCCTAAAAGGAACAACTAGTGTTGCATCAAGGTGAGCCCACGAAAAGCAGTCTTAGTACTTGTTGTTACACACGTTCTTGGTCACTAAACAACTAAAGGTCACATACCTGTTGTGGCAGCTCCAAAGATTTTGTAAAGACATCTGGAGTGTTCCATCTTTCAGGTACGAGAAACATAGCATTTATTCTGAGCTAATAGATTTGGACCATTTTGATGATACATTGAGACTCTTGCAGGTGATGAAGAAAACATAATAAACAAGAAGCCTTTTGTCGGAGTTTCTCAGGTCTCAGGCGTTCCTGCAACATCCACCATCGCAAGGCAGACATACGGCGTTGCCCATAAGGTAAAATCGTAGAGACTACACATTGAATATTTGGTATGGATTAGATTAGTAATATGGGTCAAATGAGTATAAGCTGATTGTCCTGATGAGACGAAGTTTGTTGTTGGTTCCTCTCAGGCTGTGGAAGTTCCCAAACTTACGACGGCACAAAAGTCACATGACAACCCACGACAAGAGATCATTCAAGCCCCTGTACGGACCAAAAGTGTTATGTCTGCGTTCTTCGTTAAACCGAAAACTCCAAAGCTCAAAGCCGGTTACGTCTCGTGAAACACCAAACTGAGAAGGAAAGTTCCAATATCATCCTAcccttcttttatttttacaacACTTTGGTCTCTTTTCATGTAATTGATCATCAGTGTACGAAGTCAAATAAGACATGATTATGGTCCGTGAATAACAAAACTGTGTAGATTCAAGAATAAATGTGTTTTAAAGCAAGGGTTTGAAGTGCAAAGCCACTAGAATGATTTCTATTAAGTTATTAATTAACTTTGTATCGAACACACTGGCACATgtatacgttttttttttgtagtaaatatgaaataatcgttttttctttcttaaatgataaatttttaataatttaaagcAACTTTTTATGAATCTCATTGATGAAatcaatattttcaataaaaggTGATTTGATAAGgtttttataaatactttaTCCAGTAATAAGGGAAGATTTCACAAAATCCTAACCCAATATTAGTAATTAGTAATCTAAATGGGCCACTAAGAAACGGACGGAGAGCAACTCCGTTTTCTTTAATTAGCCTTTCATCTAATTCATTGGTAACCGACCTGTAAGCATAGCCATTCAACGTTCTGTTTCCAACTTGGACCAGCTAAGCTAGAGCTCTCtcgaaatttttgaaattaaaaaaaaaaaaaaccatttctaGGGTTTGTTCCTCGAAAATCAAATATCCGAATTCGACCCCTTTTTCCAGATTCATCTGCTGGGTATTCGCCGGAGAGAGAGGGTGGTTTGGAAAAAGGAAAGATGAGAGGTTCGGATCTATTTGACCCTAAGACGTCCACGGACATGGATTCCATTTTGTCTCCCCGCGACTCCTCACCCGGCGCTGATTTCGGCTTCGCTTTCAACGACAGCAACTTCTCCGACCGTTTGCTCCGAATCGAGATCCTGGGTGGGCCCTCGTCCGGTTCCAGGCCCGACGGCGATGGTTGCTGCACGAGTATTGCCGATTGGGCTCGTCATCGCAAGAGGACAAGAgatgataaaaataataaggGTACCTAAAAGTTTTCACCTTTATGAAAGAAATGAATAATTTGGAAATCaattaataatatgttttgttaCGGTTGGTTTCAGACATTGTGGCGTGTCCTGAAGAGCAGATTATAACCGACAACAACCGACCTGATATGGATGATTGTCCTGGTGGTGACGAAGAAGGAGAGGCAATGGTGGAAGAGGCTCTAtcaggtgatgatgatgatgaatctaGTGAACCAAACTGGGGAATGGACCATTCCGCTGTTGTTAATAATGTTAAGGAACTTCATATTAGTTCTCCTATCTTGGCTGCTAAAAGCCCCTTTTTCTACAAGGTAGCTTTAATCCTTTCTGTATCCTTCTTGTTTGCTCATACATAGGATAACATTGTCTTTTGCTTCTTTTCGTAGCTGTTCTCCAATGGCATGAGGGAATCAGAACAAAGACATGTTACCCTTAGAATTAGTGCACAAGGTACCGCACTTTCATCTCAAGCTTTTCCTTTGTTTTTGATTCTTTGTTGCTTTGGTAGTTACTGATTTTGGTTTTCACATGTGTTATTTTTGTATTCATGAATTGTGTTTATGGCAGAGGAAGGTGCTTTGATGGAGCTTTTAAACTTTATGTATAGCAGCTCTCTAACTGTCACAACAGCACCTGATTTATTAGATGTGCTTATGGCTGCTGACAAGTTTGAGGTTGCATCCTGCATGAGGTATTGCAGCAGACTTCTCCGCAACATGCCTATGACCCCTGATTCCGCTTTGCTCTATCTCGACCTTCCCTCCACTGTTTTAATGGCTGAAGCGGTCCAACCTCTAACTGATGCAGCCAAGCAGTTCCTTGCCTCGCGTTACAAGGATATTACCAAGTGAGCACGGACTCCAAATGCATGTAATCGAATGTTGTAACTATTAGATGAGATATTCATGTGTTATTATCCTTGTACAGGTATCAAGAGGAGGTTATGGCCTTGCCGTTGGCTGGAATCGAGGCGATACTATCGAGCGACGATCTCCAAATTGCTTCTGAGGACGCTGTTTATGATTTTGTGTTGAAATGGGCAAGGGGGCAGTACAGTTCACTGGAAGACCGTAGAGAGATTCTTGGTTCACGCCTTGCGCTCTGTATCCGCTTCCCATACATGACGTGCCGGAAACTCAAAAAGGTACTAACGTGCAGTGACTTTGAGCATGAAGTAGCATCAAAGCAGGTTCTAGAAGCACTCTTCTTCAAAGCAGAAGCCCCGCACAGGCAACGCATTCTATCCGCTGATGGATCAGACTCCACGAACCGCCGTTTCATAGAGAGGGCTTACAAATACAGACCTGTAAAAGTCGTGGAGTTTGAGCTTCCACGTCCGCAGTGTGTAGTGTACCTGGACTTGAAGCGGGAGGAATGCGCAGGACTGTTCCCTTCGGGGAGAGTCTATTCTCAGGCTTTTCATTTAGGAGGTCAGGGCTTCTTCCTCTCGGCGCACTGCAACATGGACCAGCAAAGCTCGTTCCACTGCTTTGGTCTTTTCCTTGGGATGCAAGAGAAAGGAGCTGTGAGTTTCGGTGTGGACTACGAGTTCGCAGCTAGACAGAAACCTTCGCAGGATTACTCGAGCAAATACAAAGGGAACTACACGTTCACTGGTGGGAAAGCGGTTGGTTATAGAAACCTTTTTGCGATTCCTTGGACTTCGTTTATCGCAGAGGACAGTCAGTACTTAATCAATGGCGTTCTGCATCTCCGAGCTGAGCTCACCATCAACAGAACTTAACTGATCAGTTTCCCTCTCTTCTTTCTCCATATATAAGTTACATTATCTCTTGATGTAGCAGCTCTACTAACCATGAGTGTGTTGTGTAATTTGTCTAGGGAGAAGTAAAAAGTAAGGTTTTAAAAGAGTACGCACGCTGTAAATTTGAATGGAATTTAACTTTTTCTATCTACACGTATCACTATTTTCAACCTACTAGTCCTAGATTTTGAGCCTTTAGTTAACTGAAAATATAAATTGTCCCGCAGTATCTGAGATTAGGACAAAACATTTGGGTTCAAGGCTTACCCAAACGGCGTAGTTAAGATGAACATAAAAGGATTTAGCGTATTCGAGTCCTCGTCATGATCGGATCCACCCAATGCGTAAGTATTaggaggtgttattggtttatatattttgattgatttagaaatacatatagtatttataaatctgaGTAAAATATGCAAATCTGAAAGTTTTACTtcggatttgagtctttgtatttttaagtaaaaaatcCAAATAAATCCATTCAAATCCAACATAAACAAAGGAAACAAGTTTTACTAATTTCCAGAAAACTTGGTAGGTAGTATAGAAGAGAGAGATATATGATTTGATGTTGTGGCAGTTGTTAATATAGAGGGTTTTTTTCGTATTAACCTGACTTACGGAAGGATCAAGACTAATCCCCATGAAGATGTTAATATAGAGATGTTTTTGTTGTGTGTTTTTCTTTATACATGGCTTCCTCTATTGCATTTAGACATGATGTAAtttgatgagagagagagagatttcagATCGGTGTTTTTATTCTGCGTAagctttttttatttctttttggaaGGTTTCATGTACAATATATTGAACTTTTTTGAATCTATGTGGAGTGTAGAGGGGCAGATGCCCACCATGATCTTTTAAAATTAGTGTATTTTAGCACAAAAGTAATGCCCCTGTTTATTTGCATTGCATTGTTAAGGTCCTGGTTGCAGCTTTTATAGTAAACCCACTTATTGTAAGCCAAGCCTTCTTGTAAAATTTAGCTTTAAATTGTCCATCAAGATAATCAGTAGTTGCTACAGCTTAGAAAACAAGATAAACATCATATGACAAGTTGATTTTGGAAATtgaattctcaatttttttttttaattgaatgttaaatttattctcAATTTCATGTAGCATATTCATACAGATATGGTTGAGAAGTGGAGACATGGCAGCAGAGGTCACTGGAACCTTTGTGATGTAAGTCTTAATGCAGAAGCAGTTTTGTCACATGCTTCTCTCTATACACTACTATATAATGCAGAAGCAAAACTCACAAACAAAAGCTACAAGAGAAAGAAAAGGAACACATAACACGCTTTGCAGTTTTGTCAAGTCAACCTGTAAGGAAATGAGAATCATCAACTACTTTGAAGCGAGCAATGTAATGGTCTTCTTGTGATCCACTTCCTCaaactttataaatcatttaaatttaaaccTTTTTTCCTAGTTAATTGTGTACGTTTAGACTGTTTAGTGATTCTAATTAACTCAGATATGCCGACAAAAGAAAACTAACTCagatataataattattattatcaaaTTTGATCGAACTTAATGTATAACAGGTGAATCTGAAAAGAACAGAAACTGAAGGGTAAAATgttggaagaagagaaaaagaggGACCAAATTGTAAAACATCGGCGCGCGAGAGTTTCGGCTTCAAACGAATTCTCATCCTCCCATCTCACGACAACACAGAACACAAagtctctctatctctctctctttcttccagAAAAACTCGAAATCTCTTAGAAACCAAGTTTGGATCTCTGcaatcaccatcatcatcacctctctctttctccattTCAAGATTATATCAAACATTTCACCGTCTCTGTTATTTAGGTTTGAGGAGATCGTTGAAGAGAGGtgaatcaataaaataaaaataaaaatggcagATAAACCGGTTCTTCAAAAACCACCAGGTTACAGAGATTCAAACATGGCcactccttctcctcctccccCTCTCAGACCACAGCAACAACCACCACCCATGCGAAAAACCGCCGGAATGCCTTCTTCTTTCCGACCAAAGCGAAAACGCGGAAGCTGTTGTCGTACCTGCTGCTGTTGCGTCTGCATTACTCTCGtcctcatcatcttcctcctctTAGTCGCAACCGCCGTTTTCTACCTCTGGTTCGATCCCAAGCTCCCCATTTTCAGCCTCGCCTCTTTCCGCCTCGACGGATTCAAACTCTCCGACGATCCCGACGGCGCGTCTCTCTCCGCAACCGCCGTGGCCCGCGTGGAGATGAGGAATCCCAACACCAAACTCGTTTTCTACTACGGAAACACCGCCGTGGAGATGAGCGTTGGCAACGGAAACGACGAGACGGGGATGGGAGAGACCACGATCAACGGGTTCCGACAAGGTCCGAAGAACTCGACGAGCGTGAAAGTGGAGACGTCGGTGAAGAACCAGCTCCTGGACAGAGGATTGGCTAAGAGACTCTCGGCCAAGTTTCAGAGCAAAGATTTGGTTATGAATGTTGTGGCCAAGACGAAAGTTGGATTAGGTGTCGGCGGGATTAAGATCGGAATGCTCGCCGTTAATTTGAGATGCGGCGGCGTTAGCTTGAACAAGCTTGATACTGATTCACCTAAATGCATCCTCAATACACTCAAATGGTAAGATTAACAACAAtcaagattgtttttttttaatgtttagttAAATccaaagtttgaaactttatgtGTTTTATATTGCAGGGTGAATATACAGTAATGAGGAAGTGAGAATTTGAAAATGGTGGTGATCTAACATTGTATGAATATATGTAACTATATtgtagataaatatatatatatttttggtcaacagataaatatatatatacctttacTATATtcttttttgatcaaattaCTATATTCTATTTTcgtgttttatatatttaatgtttgGGTATTTGACTACATTGAGATGGAGGAGCATATAGAGAGTGATGTGTTATATTTTCGTGTGATAGATTTTTTGTTGGTGTAATATTTTGTTGTGAGCTTGGGAGGAAAACATATGCAATgtgatgagtatttttttaaatgataacaACTTGGTTACAAAGCATAGTAAGGGTATATAGATAGCAAGCTTGTTCTCCAATCATCCATCTTGGTATGTATAACTCAGCCTTTGTGGCGTATGAATGGTTAAATTCAAAAACACTAGTCATTCTCATTTGTTCACTATAGTCTAGAAGTTCATCTTcatatttaactttttttcgTCAATTAcgttatcatataatatatatttctattatatatgaTTATCAACTGTATAATATATGCAATATTGATAAGTAACTTCACACACAACAATTCTATGATATAGTTCTCTTCATAACATTCGGATCGAATACCAAATTTACATGTACGAATCTTTGATAGATAGGCTTTCTCCATAGCAC of the Brassica rapa cultivar Chiifu-401-42 chromosome A03, CAAS_Brap_v3.01, whole genome shotgun sequence genome contains:
- the LOC103858206 gene encoding uncharacterized protein LOC103858206, with the protein product MAFLVRSPDIPTRIFSDSNSSASHAFTRRRGTVSARVSSSFMIQKSRLYAKFSAPAKEDCKISRHDEENKESYYVNKGHAVQCLREELPSLFLKDPNFHIYRDDIVFRDPMNTFMGIDNYKSMFWWLRFLGRIFFKALCVDIVSIWQPTDNTLMIRWTVHGVPRGPWETRGRFDGTSEYKFDKNGKIYVHKVDNIAINSPPKFQMLSVQDLVEAITCPSTPKPTYFEFKDSSSSSSETY
- the LOC103858207 gene encoding protein ABIL1 isoform X2, encoding MKEEALVTDDPAMTFEEVSMERSKSFVKALQELKNLRPQLYSAADYCEKSYLHSEQKQMVLDNLKDYTVKALVNAVDHLGTVASKLTDLFDHQSSDMSTMQLRASCVSQQLLTSRTYIDKEGLRQQQLLAVIPMHHKHYTLPNSVNKRVHFSPLRRTDTRQNHYQVDISRLQPSDAPSSKSLSWHLGSETKSTLKGTTSVASSSKDFVKTSGVFHLSGDEENIINKKPFVGVSQVSGVPATSTIARQTYGVAHKAVEVPKLTTAQKSHDNPRQEIIQAPVRTKSVMSAFFVKPKTPKLKAGYVS
- the LOC103858207 gene encoding protein ABIL1 isoform X1, producing MKEEALVTDDPAMTFEEVSMERSKSFVKALQELKNLRPQLYSAADYCEKSYLHSEQKQMVLDNLKDYTVKALVNAVDHLGTVASKLTDLFDHQSSDMSTMQLRASCVSQQLLTSRTYIDKEGLRQQQLLAVIPMHHKHYTLPNSVNKRVHFSPLRRTDTRQNHYQVDISRLQPSGAMSSSSWSLIDILVVVINCNCLSNGLVLTHLDAPSSKSLSWHLGSETKSTLKGTTSVASSSKDFVKTSGVFHLSGDEENIINKKPFVGVSQVSGVPATSTIARQTYGVAHKAVEVPKLTTAQKSHDNPRQEIIQAPVRTKSVMSAFFVKPKTPKLKAGYVS
- the LOC103858207 gene encoding protein ABIL1 isoform X3, yielding MKEEALVTDDPAMTFEEVSMERSKSFVKALQELKNLRPQLYSAADYCEKSYLHSEQKQMVLDNLKDYTVKALVNAVDHLGTVASKLTDLFDHQSSDMSTMQLRASCVSQQLLTSRTYIDKEGLRQQQLLAVIPMHHKHYTLPNSVNKRVHFSPLRRTDTRQNHYQVDISRLQPSGSETKSTLKGTTSVASSSKDFVKTSGVFHLSGDEENIINKKPFVGVSQVSGVPATSTIARQTYGVAHKAVEVPKLTTAQKSHDNPRQEIIQAPVRTKSVMSAFFVKPKTPKLKAGYVS
- the LOC103858208 gene encoding BTB/POZ domain-containing protein At2g46260, translating into MRGSDLFDPKTSTDMDSILSPRDSSPGADFGFAFNDSNFSDRLLRIEILGGPSSGSRPDGDGCCTSIADWARHRKRTRDDKNNKDIVACPEEQIITDNNRPDMDDCPGGDEEGEAMVEEALSGDDDDESSEPNWGMDHSAVVNNVKELHISSPILAAKSPFFYKLFSNGMRESEQRHVTLRISAQEEGALMELLNFMYSSSLTVTTAPDLLDVLMAADKFEVASCMRYCSRLLRNMPMTPDSALLYLDLPSTVLMAEAVQPLTDAAKQFLASRYKDITKYQEEVMALPLAGIEAILSSDDLQIASEDAVYDFVLKWARGQYSSLEDRREILGSRLALCIRFPYMTCRKLKKVLTCSDFEHEVASKQVLEALFFKAEAPHRQRILSADGSDSTNRRFIERAYKYRPVKVVEFELPRPQCVVYLDLKREECAGLFPSGRVYSQAFHLGGQGFFLSAHCNMDQQSSFHCFGLFLGMQEKGAVSFGVDYEFAARQKPSQDYSSKYKGNYTFTGGKAVGYRNLFAIPWTSFIAEDSQYLINGVLHLRAELTINRT
- the LOC103858209 gene encoding NDR1/HIN1-like protein 6, with the translated sequence MADKPVLQKPPGYRDSNMATPSPPPPLRPQQQPPPMRKTAGMPSSFRPKRKRGSCCRTCCCCVCITLVLIIFLLLVATAVFYLWFDPKLPIFSLASFRLDGFKLSDDPDGASLSATAVARVEMRNPNTKLVFYYGNTAVEMSVGNGNDETGMGETTINGFRQGPKNSTSVKVETSVKNQLLDRGLAKRLSAKFQSKDLVMNVVAKTKVGLGVGGIKIGMLAVNLRCGGVSLNKLDTDSPKCILNTLKWVNIQ